A genomic segment from Nicotiana tabacum cultivar K326 chromosome 7, ASM71507v2, whole genome shotgun sequence encodes:
- the LOC107785961 gene encoding RING-H2 finger protein ATL16-like gives MDLLRLKYIESISHMKSPPTSASIFGSPLHSSSHHTGFPIIAVAIIGILATGILLVSYYIFVIKCCLNWHRIDLLRRFSFSRNRRVEDPLMVYTPGLENRGLDESVIRSIPVFNYKKREEKDGALGENATTSCECAVCLNEFQENEKLRIIPSCAHIFHIDCIDVWLQNNANCPLCRNSISSTVTNLFPLDPIIAPSSTPQDPNLENFRDENYVVIEISNISPIPTNPSLVRNQERVNSRRKGKKFSHVTSMGDECINIRKKDDEFTIQPIRRSFSMDSATDRQLYVAIQEIIQQQRQVIDFSSSEGSSSRVKRSFFSFGHGKGSKNAVLPIHLES, from the coding sequence ATGGATCTGTTGAGACTAAAATACATTGAATCTATTTCACACATGAAAAGTCCTCCAACTTCTGCTTCAATCTTTGGTTCACCTTTACATTCTTCTTCTCATCATACTGGCTTTCCTATTATAGCAGTTGCTATTATTGGTATTTTGGCAACTGGTATTTTACTAGTTAGCTACTACATTTTTGTGATTAAATGTTGCTTGAATTGGCACCGGATTGATCTTCTAAGGCGATTTTCGTTCTCTAGAAATCGACGTGTTGAAGACCCTTTAATGGTTTACACACCAGGGTTGGAAAATCGAGGACTAGACGAATCAGTAATTCGATCAATTCCTGTCTTTAATTacaagaaaagggaagaaaaagatGGTGCATTAGGTGAAAATGCAACAACTAGTTGTGAATGTGCTGTTTGTTTGAATGAGTTTCAAGAAAATGAGAAGCTAAGGATTATACCAAGTTGTGCACATATTTTCCACATTGATTGTATTGATGTTTGGCTTCAAAACAATGCAAATTGTCCACTTTGCAGAAATAGCATCTCTTCAACTGTTACAAATTTGTTCCCTTTGGATCCAATTATTGCTCCAAGTTCCACTCCTCAAGATccaaatcttgaaaatttcagAGATGAAAATTATGTTGTTATAGAAATATCAAACATTAGTCCAATTCCTACAAATCCATCATTAGTTAGAAATCAAGAAAGGGTGAATTCAAGAAGAAAAGGTAAGAAATTTAGCCATGTTACAAGTATGGGAGATGAATGCATTAACATTAGAAAGAAAGATGATGAATTTACAATTCAGCCTATAAGGAGATCTTTTTCAATGGATTCAGCGACGGATCGACAACTTTACGTAGCAATTCAAGAGATTATACAGCAACAAAGGCAAGTAATTGATTTTAGTTCCTCAGAAGGAAGCAGTAGTAGAGTTAAAAGATCATTTTTTTCATTTGGACATGGAAAAGGATCTAAAAATGCAGTTTTACCTATTCATTTAGAGTCATAA